One Campylobacter concisus DNA window includes the following coding sequences:
- a CDS encoding DegT/DnrJ/EryC1/StrS family aminotransferase, with the protein MREIPFYKPTITERESELIEEALHSENATDTVAKFEEKLKEYFGAKFVVTTNNIAAAHHLALSAMDTKRGDKVICSVNAFPSVAQAVRHFDAEPIFVDIDEEDFNISPEALEKVLKEQNHKKLKCAFISHIAGQSARLDEIKAICEKYGIVVLDDANRGIGLTYNGKKVGSDSFLSCFQTNSRVQNPISTVGFFTTNDEEVYKKAKLLRNYALVNGIDKFGSLSYIYDVVDIGLKYDINSINAAFSIAQLEKTDELIKRRKKIAEIYDKELKECHNITTPVKKREHIYTQYIIKINKNRDSFARELLERGIHTSLHYIPIHLLSYYKNKYSLKVNDFPNALKAYQQVLSLPIYHSLSDEEVQYICNTVKEISKSRV; encoded by the coding sequence ATGAGAGAAATTCCGTTTTACAAACCAACTATCACTGAGCGTGAGAGTGAGCTTATCGAAGAGGCTTTGCATTCTGAAAATGCTACTGATACGGTTGCTAAATTTGAAGAAAAGCTAAAAGAGTACTTTGGTGCTAAATTTGTAGTTACTACAAACAACATCGCAGCAGCGCACCATCTAGCACTAAGTGCGATGGATACAAAGCGCGGTGACAAGGTCATCTGCTCGGTAAATGCCTTCCCTAGCGTGGCTCAGGCTGTTAGACATTTTGATGCCGAGCCTATCTTTGTTGATATCGATGAAGAGGATTTTAACATCAGCCCAGAAGCCCTTGAAAAGGTGCTAAAAGAGCAAAATCACAAAAAACTAAAATGTGCTTTTATCTCACACATCGCTGGACAAAGCGCTAGGCTTGATGAGATAAAGGCTATCTGCGAAAAATATGGCATCGTCGTTTTAGATGATGCAAACCGAGGCATAGGACTAACTTATAATGGCAAAAAAGTCGGTTCAGACTCGTTTTTATCATGCTTTCAGACAAACTCACGCGTGCAAAATCCTATCTCAACAGTTGGATTTTTCACGACAAATGACGAAGAGGTATATAAAAAAGCAAAACTACTTCGTAACTATGCCCTTGTAAATGGTATAGATAAATTTGGTAGTTTAAGCTATATCTACGACGTTGTTGATATCGGTTTAAAATACGATATAAACTCGATAAATGCGGCATTTTCTATCGCTCAGCTTGAAAAGACAGACGAGCTTATAAAACGCAGAAAAAAGATCGCTGAAATTTACGATAAAGAGCTTAAAGAGTGTCACAACATCACAACTCCAGTCAAAAAACGCGAGCACATCTACACTCAATATATCATCAAGATAAATAAAAATCGCGACAGCTTTGCTAGAGAGCTTTTGGAGCGTGGAATTCACACTTCGCTGCACTACATACCGATACATTTGCTAAGCTATTATAAAAATAAATATTCGCTTAAAGTAAATGACTTTCCAAATGCTCTAAAAGCGTATCAACAAGTCTTGTCGCTACCTATCTATCATAGTTTGAGCGACGAAGAGGTGCAATACATCTGCAACACGGTAAAAGAAATTTCTAAATCTCGTGTTTAA
- a CDS encoding tetraacyldisaccharide 4'-kinase, whose product MFKKFNILLHSWANDYFFRPNFFQILLAFLLLPLSLIYALVVICKKFSAQKKEFGIKIISVGNLTLGGSGKTPLCVAIAKNFEGAFIILRGYKRKSKGMQVVARDGEILLDVVASGDEAMIYATSLKNANVIVSEDRKIAINYAKEHGAKYILLDDGFSKFDIAKFDILVRPNPEPKLKLCLPSGAYRYPFSFYKFGDFIAREGQTHFRKSEILNKSEKMVLVTAIANPARLEAFFGECVGQVFFPDHYDFSKEELSEILQSYGATSLLMTQKDYVKVKDFGLRVSLITLEVTLSEEFKKVLAKQI is encoded by the coding sequence GTGTTTAAGAAATTTAACATCCTTTTACACTCTTGGGCGAATGACTACTTCTTTCGCCCAAATTTCTTTCAAATTTTACTAGCATTTTTACTTTTGCCACTAAGTCTTATCTACGCTTTAGTCGTTATTTGTAAGAAATTTAGCGCGCAAAAAAAAGAGTTTGGTATAAAGATAATAAGCGTTGGAAATTTAACTCTTGGAGGAAGCGGTAAGACCCCACTTTGCGTCGCTATCGCTAAGAATTTCGAAGGCGCTTTTATCATCCTTAGAGGCTATAAAAGAAAGAGCAAAGGCATGCAAGTTGTCGCTAGGGATGGCGAAATTTTACTTGACGTAGTGGCAAGTGGCGATGAGGCGATGATATATGCCACAAGCCTTAAAAACGCAAATGTGATCGTAAGCGAAGATAGAAAAATAGCCATAAACTACGCCAAAGAGCATGGCGCAAAGTATATCTTGCTGGATGATGGATTTTCTAAATTTGACATAGCTAAATTTGATATCTTAGTGCGTCCAAACCCAGAGCCAAAGCTAAAGCTTTGCCTGCCAAGCGGGGCTTATAGATATCCATTTAGCTTTTATAAATTTGGAGATTTTATCGCACGTGAGGGGCAAACTCACTTTAGAAAGAGTGAAATTTTAAATAAAAGCGAAAAAATGGTGCTAGTTACCGCCATAGCAAACCCAGCGCGCCTTGAAGCATTTTTTGGCGAGTGCGTGGGACAGGTATTTTTCCCCGATCACTACGACTTTTCAAAAGAGGAGCTAAGTGAAATTTTGCAAAGTTACGGCGCCACATCGCTTTTGATGACGCAAAAGGACTATGTAAAGGTAAAGGATTTTGGGCTGAGAGTATCGCTTATAACGCTTGAAGTTACGCTAAGCGAGGAGTTTAAAAAGGTTTTGGCGAAGCAAATTTAA
- the cutA gene encoding divalent-cation tolerance protein CutA: MRILITSVAKKKEAKKLSKKLVKKGLAACVSGFSAKSIYLWQEKLCDEKEQILLIKTDVKFKKVAKFIRKHHSYETPEILALKPKDVFKKYENWIKKSTKKGKK, encoded by the coding sequence ATGAGAATTTTAATCACCTCAGTCGCAAAGAAAAAAGAGGCAAAAAAACTAAGCAAAAAGCTCGTGAAAAAGGGACTTGCAGCTTGCGTGAGTGGCTTTAGCGCAAAGAGCATTTATCTTTGGCAAGAGAAGCTTTGTGATGAAAAAGAGCAAATTTTACTCATAAAAACGGACGTGAAATTTAAAAAAGTAGCTAAATTTATAAGAAAGCACCATAGCTACGAAACCCCAGAAATTTTGGCACTTAAGCCAAAAGATGTTTTTAAAAAATATGAAAATTGGATAAAAAAATCAACCAAAAAAGGCAAAAAATGA
- the thrC gene encoding threonine synthase yields the protein MRLTPTRSVKDEKVKNVNLSTAMLSPSSAHGGLYAPKKLPKITKAKWQELSSLSYEKLALYIISLFKFDVPEAFFKKAVKRYASFDNPKHPVIFKKIDKNLYVNELYHGPTRAFKDMALQPFGSLLSQLANERGERYLIMCATSGDTGPATLQTFANDENIKVVCLYPDGGTSEVQKLQMQTMQGENLKVFGIKGDFDDAQRALKTLLANDKFKSELKKKRLKLSAANSVNFGRILFQIIYHAYAYANLLKQKALKANESFDIIVPSGNFGNALGAYYAKKMGAKIGKIKIASNANNILTQFFTTGVYDLRDKKLVKTISPAMDILISSNVERLLFDKFGSVRTNELMQSLAKNKFYKLSKQELEALKEDFEASWCDDKECEAYIAKLAKDGYAIDPHTATCFKIVDAGRINVITSTAHWVKFTPSMIKACQIKDTKDEKDALAKTAKILNDSVPSSINSLFSAKILHKNIIKEDEIEKCVLEWIER from the coding sequence ATGAGACTAACACCAACTAGAAGCGTGAAAGATGAAAAGGTAAAAAATGTAAATTTAAGCACAGCCATGCTTAGCCCAAGCTCCGCTCACGGCGGACTTTACGCGCCAAAGAAGCTACCAAAGATCACAAAGGCAAAGTGGCAAGAGCTCTCAAGCCTAAGCTACGAAAAGCTCGCACTTTATATCATCTCGCTATTTAAATTTGACGTGCCAGAGGCGTTTTTCAAAAAAGCGGTCAAGAGATATGCAAGCTTTGATAACCCAAAGCACCCAGTCATTTTTAAAAAAATAGATAAAAATTTATATGTAAATGAGCTCTATCACGGCCCAACAAGGGCATTTAAGGATATGGCGCTTCAGCCCTTTGGCTCGCTGCTTAGCCAACTAGCAAATGAAAGAGGCGAAAGATACCTTATCATGTGCGCAACTAGCGGCGACACTGGCCCTGCGACACTTCAAACCTTTGCAAATGATGAAAATATCAAGGTCGTCTGCCTCTATCCAGATGGTGGCACGAGCGAGGTGCAAAAGCTTCAGATGCAGACCATGCAGGGTGAAAATTTAAAGGTTTTTGGCATAAAAGGCGACTTTGACGACGCTCAAAGAGCGCTAAAAACACTGCTTGCAAATGATAAATTTAAATCTGAGCTTAAGAAAAAGCGCCTTAAGCTAAGCGCGGCAAACTCGGTAAATTTTGGCAGAATTCTCTTTCAGATCATCTATCACGCTTACGCCTACGCAAATTTGCTAAAACAAAAGGCGCTTAAGGCAAACGAGAGCTTTGACATCATCGTGCCAAGCGGAAATTTCGGCAACGCTCTTGGGGCATACTACGCTAAAAAAATGGGCGCAAAGATCGGCAAGATCAAGATCGCCTCAAACGCAAACAACATCTTGACGCAGTTTTTCACCACCGGCGTTTACGACCTAAGAGACAAAAAGCTGGTTAAGACGATAAGCCCAGCCATGGACATTTTAATAAGCTCAAACGTCGAGCGCTTGCTATTTGATAAATTTGGTAGCGTTAGAACTAATGAGCTCATGCAAAGCTTAGCTAAAAACAAATTTTATAAGCTTAGCAAGCAAGAGCTTGAAGCGCTAAAAGAGGACTTTGAGGCTAGCTGGTGCGACGATAAAGAGTGCGAGGCATACATAGCAAAGCTCGCAAAGGACGGCTACGCGATCGATCCGCATACGGCTACTTGTTTTAAAATTGTGGATGCTGGCCGCATAAATGTCATCACATCGACCGCGCACTGGGTGAAATTTACGCCAAGCATGATCAAAGCGTGCCAGATCAAAGATACAAAAGATGAAAAAGATGCGCTCGCAAAGACTGCTAAAATCTTAAATGACAGCGTGCCAAGCTCGATAAACTCGCTATTTAGTGCGAAAATTTTACATAAAAATATCATAAAAGAGGACGAGATCGAAAAGTGCGTCCTAGAATGGATCGAGCGATGA
- the kdsB gene encoding 3-deoxy-manno-octulosonate cytidylyltransferase, which translates to MIIIPARLASTRFSNKILKEINGVPMFVATALRVSGVDDVAVAVDEPSMLDIAKAHGIKAVLTSKDHQSGTDRINEAAQILGLNGSEIIINVQADEPFIEPENIAKFRAFCEQNRQNAFMFSCYKKMDDEFADDKNLVKVVTDFEGYALYFSRSRIPFNRSECKSYKAHLGIYGYSVKSLKEFCGLLPSSLENTEKLEQLRALENGKKIAMLEVESQSIGIDSEEDYQRALAKFGK; encoded by the coding sequence ATGATAATCATCCCAGCCCGCCTTGCTTCAACAAGGTTTAGTAATAAAATTTTAAAAGAGATAAACGGCGTGCCGATGTTTGTGGCGACGGCTCTTAGAGTAAGCGGCGTGGATGACGTAGCGGTTGCGGTGGATGAGCCAAGCATGCTTGATATCGCCAAGGCTCACGGCATAAAAGCTGTGCTAACTAGCAAAGATCATCAAAGTGGCACTGACAGGATAAATGAAGCGGCACAAATTTTGGGGCTAAATGGGAGCGAGATCATCATAAATGTTCAGGCTGATGAGCCATTTATCGAGCCTGAAAATATCGCTAAATTTAGGGCTTTTTGCGAGCAAAACAGGCAAAATGCCTTTATGTTTTCTTGCTACAAAAAGATGGACGATGAGTTTGCGGATGATAAAAATTTAGTCAAAGTGGTGACTGATTTTGAGGGCTACGCGCTTTATTTTTCAAGGTCGAGGATACCATTTAACAGAAGCGAGTGCAAAAGCTACAAGGCGCACCTTGGCATCTATGGGTACAGCGTAAAGAGCCTAAAAGAGTTTTGCGGCCTCTTGCCTTCAAGCCTTGAAAATACCGAGAAACTCGAGCAGCTGCGCGCCCTAGAAAATGGCAAAAAGATAGCGATGCTAGAGGTTGAAAGTCAAAGTATCGGCATCGATAGCGAAGAGGACTACCAAAGAGCGCTAGCTAAATTTGGCAAATGA
- the dsbD gene encoding protein-disulfide reductase DsbD, with product MFFKFIFSLILFASSLFAEVLDVSKAFVLSSSIDEQGVEIKFKFGENIYLYKDSFEVKLGEEKINSLLNMPKSENTGEYEIYPKDFSLFIPLNLVKEHLKNGNARLNLSYQGCAKNGICYRPQTKIYDIFEKFGKFSIIAFEKEQKDETNPEFTELSEDQSIANELSNKNFFISLATFFGYGLLLSLTPCVFPMIPILSSIIVSKGGSLNAKKGFLLSLVYVVAMSLAYALAGVGASLLGFGIAGALQNIYVLGAFAAIFVILSFSMFGFYDIKLPSKFENMISKKSQNSSGLVGVFIMGFASALIVSPCVAAPLAGALLYIAQSGDAIYGGIMLFVMGLGMGAPLLVIGLSSGKLLPRPGGWMDEVKKLFGFLMLIMAVWILARVLGAFFELLGYGVIGVFAAIYLGAFEAANSGWAKFKKALCILVFIYSLMLIIGAFLGSKDAFSPLSGLNLAKNESELNFKQARNLNELNEMIKSSSKPVLVDFYADWCASCKEIEHITFKDAGVKNALANFTLVRIDVTSGGAQNDEMLRNFGLIDPPALLLFKDGEEQKSLRTIGFINAKNFLAKLEKI from the coding sequence ATGTTTTTTAAATTTATTTTTTCTCTCATTTTATTTGCAAGCTCGCTTTTTGCCGAGGTTTTAGACGTCAGTAAGGCATTTGTTTTAAGCTCAAGTATCGACGAACAAGGCGTTGAGATCAAGTTTAAATTTGGTGAAAATATCTACCTTTATAAAGATAGCTTTGAGGTTAAGCTTGGCGAAGAGAAGATAAATTCTTTGCTAAATATGCCAAAGAGTGAAAACACTGGCGAATACGAAATTTACCCAAAAGATTTTTCACTGTTTATCCCACTAAATTTAGTAAAAGAGCATCTTAAAAACGGCAATGCTAGGCTAAATTTAAGCTATCAAGGCTGCGCTAAAAATGGCATTTGCTACCGCCCGCAAACTAAAATTTATGACATCTTTGAGAAATTTGGCAAATTTAGCATCATAGCCTTTGAAAAAGAGCAAAAAGATGAAACCAATCCTGAATTTACCGAGCTTTCAGAAGATCAAAGCATTGCAAACGAGCTAAGCAACAAAAACTTTTTTATCTCGCTTGCGACATTTTTTGGCTACGGCCTCCTACTCTCGCTCACACCTTGCGTATTTCCGATGATACCGATCTTATCAAGCATCATCGTCTCAAAGGGCGGCAGCCTAAATGCTAAAAAAGGCTTTTTGCTCTCGCTAGTCTACGTCGTTGCGATGAGCCTTGCCTACGCTCTTGCTGGCGTTGGGGCAAGCCTGCTTGGCTTTGGCATCGCAGGGGCTTTGCAAAACATCTACGTACTTGGCGCATTTGCGGCCATTTTTGTCATCTTAAGCTTTAGTATGTTTGGCTTTTACGACATCAAACTGCCCTCTAAATTTGAAAATATGATCAGCAAAAAGTCGCAAAACAGCTCAGGCCTCGTCGGCGTTTTCATCATGGGCTTTGCCTCAGCGCTCATCGTCTCGCCTTGCGTGGCAGCACCGCTAGCAGGCGCACTTCTTTACATCGCGCAAAGCGGAGACGCCATTTATGGGGGCATTATGCTCTTTGTCATGGGGCTAGGCATGGGCGCACCGCTTCTTGTGATAGGGCTAAGCTCTGGCAAGCTCCTGCCAAGACCTGGTGGCTGGATGGATGAAGTTAAAAAACTCTTTGGATTTTTGATGCTCATCATGGCAGTTTGGATCCTAGCACGCGTGCTTGGAGCGTTTTTTGAGCTACTTGGTTATGGTGTCATAGGCGTCTTTGCAGCCATTTATCTTGGCGCTTTTGAGGCAGCAAATAGCGGCTGGGCTAAATTTAAAAAAGCACTTTGTATACTTGTCTTCATTTACTCGCTCATGCTAATAATCGGCGCATTTTTGGGTTCAAAAGACGCGTTTTCGCCACTTTCTGGGCTAAATTTAGCCAAAAACGAGAGCGAGCTAAATTTCAAACAAGCTAGGAATTTAAACGAGTTAAATGAGATGATAAAAAGCTCAAGCAAGCCAGTACTTGTCGATTTTTATGCTGACTGGTGCGCGAGCTGCAAAGAGATAGAGCATATCACTTTTAAAGACGCTGGCGTGAAAAATGCTTTGGCGAATTTTACGCTTGTTCGCATCGACGTGACAAGTGGCGGGGCGCAAAATGATGAGATGTTGAGAAATTTTGGTCTCATAGATCCGCCTGCACTTTTACTTTTTAAAGACGGCGAAGAACAAAAATCACTTAGAACGATCGGCTTTATAAATGCTAAAAATTTCCTAGCAAAGCTTGAGAAAATTTAG
- the ppk2 gene encoding polyphosphate kinase 2 produces the protein MSKDKKHQKSDKLGYEDELRLLQIELLKFQNHVKDKGLRVLMLMEGRDAAGKGGTIKRLTEHLNPRGCRIVALTKPSDVEKTQWYFQRYVTHLPSAGEIVIFDRSWYNRAGVEPVMGFCTQAEHKEFLREVPKFEEMIINSGIIFFKIYLSITKEEQKKRFKERLNDPLKQFKISPVDQKAQELWDQYSIAKYSMLLASHNSISPWVIVSSDNKKEARLNVFKFILTHVEYPKKIDEYLKYDKSVVRDGSEEIKRIEEGLNKDKLKSID, from the coding sequence ATGTCAAAGGATAAAAAACACCAAAAAAGCGATAAACTTGGCTACGAAGATGAGCTAAGACTGCTTCAGATAGAACTTTTAAAATTCCAAAATCATGTCAAAGACAAGGGACTTAGAGTGCTTATGCTAATGGAGGGGCGAGACGCAGCCGGCAAGGGCGGCACGATAAAGCGTCTAACAGAGCATTTAAATCCACGTGGTTGCCGTATCGTAGCGCTTACAAAACCAAGCGACGTCGAGAAGACGCAGTGGTACTTTCAAAGATACGTGACACATCTACCAAGTGCTGGCGAGATTGTCATCTTTGATAGGAGCTGGTACAACAGGGCTGGGGTTGAGCCAGTGATGGGCTTTTGCACACAGGCTGAGCATAAGGAGTTTTTGCGTGAAGTGCCAAAATTTGAAGAGATGATCATAAACTCAGGCATCATTTTTTTTAAAATTTACCTCTCAATCACAAAAGAGGAGCAAAAAAAGCGCTTTAAAGAGCGTCTAAACGACCCGCTAAAGCAGTTTAAGATCTCTCCAGTAGATCAAAAAGCGCAAGAACTTTGGGATCAGTACTCCATCGCCAAATACTCGATGCTGCTAGCCTCTCATAATAGCATCTCGCCGTGGGTGATCGTCTCAAGTGACAATAAAAAAGAGGCGAGGTTAAATGTCTTTAAATTTATCCTAACTCACGTCGAATATCCAAAAAAGATAGATGAGTATCTAAAATACGACAAAAGCGTCGTAAGAGATGGAAGCGAGGAGATCAAGCGCATAGAAGAGGGGCTTAATAAAGATAAGCTAAAAAGTATCGACTGA
- a CDS encoding trehalose-6-phosphate synthase, giving the protein MYLFSLITHLVCAIIFIGYVFFDVCIYPFAKKTISPQTLEAVKKAYTKGSANVFGTAFLLLLISGAYMAKDYLGGEHGWWQSDFQKLLLAKIAVLLLMCLITFISVFNVTILKKPDPFGKFSHPIALVLCLIMLVLAKFMWWV; this is encoded by the coding sequence ATGTATCTTTTTTCTCTCATTACGCATTTAGTTTGCGCCATTATCTTTATAGGATATGTATTTTTTGATGTTTGCATATATCCATTTGCCAAAAAAACGATAAGTCCTCAAACTCTTGAAGCTGTCAAAAAAGCCTACACAAAAGGCAGTGCAAATGTTTTTGGGACAGCATTTTTACTACTTTTGATAAGTGGAGCATATATGGCAAAGGACTATCTTGGAGGCGAGCATGGTTGGTGGCAAAGCGACTTTCAAAAGCTCTTGCTAGCAAAGATCGCAGTTTTGCTTCTCATGTGCCTTATCACTTTCATCTCTGTTTTTAATGTCACTATCTTAAAAAAACCAGATCCATTTGGTAAATTTTCACACCCCATAGCCCTTGTGCTTTGTCTGATAATGCTCGTTTTGGCTAAATTTATGTGGTGGGTTTAG
- a CDS encoding major outer membrane protein produces MKLTKVSLAALVALGAFSSVASATPLEEAIKNVDLSGYARYRYTNDHFKDSAASDTKKSSIAAHTFRMQTAFKAAIDDNFFGVLNLRYQANDGSGDNQGVGKFADRYKYVSGNGTDKTETAKTFAVYEMYLGYKVGNTTITAGKQLLGTFYDAKDLVGTGLKVVNTDVSGLTLAAAAFDAIESEGIDTSGPLVGDLVDKKTFSDSPANIYYLAALGSYDPLSFKAAIANVQEVATLYGADVGVDFSINDNVSINGKAQYVHNDADHKAVANADFWALQAGLKAFGAKFNAGYLDFDAKNKDTDTKNKDKASFVTLDGNGDLINPAKILNGGMSGSQQFYNHIKGNNDYWFVNGGYSIDKFGFGAGYTKGKGHSWALGKDRAKRDEWYLDASYKYSKKLTFLSWYAVAKDKKDGESFKQDRIRFEAKYSF; encoded by the coding sequence ATGAAACTTACAAAAGTTAGCTTAGCTGCTTTGGTTGCTTTAGGTGCATTTTCAAGCGTTGCAAGTGCAACTCCACTTGAAGAAGCTATAAAAAATGTAGATCTTTCAGGATACGCAAGATATCGTTATACAAACGATCATTTTAAAGATAGCGCTGCCTCTGACACTAAAAAATCAAGCATAGCTGCTCATACATTTAGAATGCAAACAGCATTTAAAGCTGCTATAGACGACAACTTCTTTGGTGTTTTAAATTTAAGATACCAAGCAAATGATGGCTCAGGTGATAATCAAGGTGTAGGAAAATTTGCTGATAGATACAAGTATGTTAGCGGCAATGGCACAGATAAAACAGAAACAGCTAAAACATTTGCTGTGTATGAAATGTATCTAGGATATAAAGTAGGTAACACTACTATTACAGCTGGTAAACAACTACTTGGCACTTTCTATGATGCTAAAGACCTAGTAGGCACAGGTCTTAAAGTAGTAAATACTGATGTTTCTGGTCTTACTCTAGCAGCTGCTGCATTTGATGCTATAGAGTCAGAGGGTATAGATACAAGTGGTCCACTAGTAGGTGATTTAGTAGATAAAAAAACTTTTAGCGATTCACCTGCAAATATCTATTACTTAGCAGCTCTTGGTAGCTACGATCCTCTTTCATTTAAAGCAGCTATCGCAAATGTTCAAGAAGTAGCTACACTTTATGGTGCAGACGTTGGAGTAGACTTTAGTATAAATGATAATGTAAGCATTAATGGTAAAGCTCAGTATGTTCACAATGACGCAGACCATAAAGCTGTAGCCAATGCTGACTTCTGGGCACTTCAGGCTGGACTAAAAGCATTTGGTGCTAAATTTAACGCTGGTTACCTAGACTTTGATGCTAAAAATAAAGATACCGATACAAAAAATAAAGATAAGGCATCATTTGTAACACTTGATGGAAATGGCGATCTAATCAATCCAGCAAAAATCCTAAATGGCGGAATGAGTGGTAGCCAACAATTCTATAACCACATTAAAGGAAATAATGACTACTGGTTTGTTAATGGTGGATACAGCATAGATAAATTTGGCTTTGGTGCTGGATATACTAAAGGTAAAGGTCATAGCTGGGCTCTTGGCAAAGATAGAGCAAAAAGAGACGAGTGGTATCTTGATGCTAGCTACAAATACAGCAAAAAACTTACATTCCTTTCTTGGTATGCAGTTGCTAAAGACAAAAAAGATGGCGAAAGCTTTAAACAAGATCGTATCAGATTTGAAGCAAAATATAGCTTCTAA
- a CDS encoding thioesterase — translation MADENIFEAKDESQIILPEDENPLRNEIKTAHLTKLNFSGTAFLLEKNHAKTRFFTTADMVSDAEGLIHSGFVFMGANYAALLAINEEFCVSIGARINFFGPLKLGDVVEFDAQARFEESRKREVKVIGYVKEIKIFEGVFQLVTLEEHIFVTQQKNIQKEAAIRQKKEREEAQGKNNG, via the coding sequence ATGGCAGATGAAAATATTTTTGAAGCAAAAGACGAGTCGCAAATAATCCTCCCAGAGGACGAAAACCCGCTAAGAAACGAGATAAAAACAGCTCATTTAACAAAGCTAAATTTTAGTGGAACGGCATTTTTACTTGAGAAAAATCACGCAAAAACTAGATTTTTTACCACAGCTGACATGGTAAGTGATGCTGAGGGGCTCATACATAGCGGCTTTGTCTTCATGGGGGCAAACTACGCAGCACTTTTAGCTATAAATGAAGAGTTTTGCGTTAGCATCGGAGCTAGGATAAATTTCTTTGGACCGCTCAAACTTGGCGATGTGGTCGAATTTGACGCACAAGCAAGGTTTGAAGAGAGCAGAAAAAGAGAGGTAAAAGTGATAGGCTACGTAAAAGAGATCAAGATCTTTGAGGGTGTCTTTCAGCTAGTCACGCTCGAAGAGCATATCTTTGTCACTCAGCAAAAAAATATCCAAAAAGAAGCCGCTATAAGACAAAAGAAAGAGCGCGAAGAGGCGCAGGGCAAAAACAACGGCTAA
- the cmoB gene encoding tRNA 5-methoxyuridine(34)/uridine 5-oxyacetic acid(34) synthase CmoB, producing MDLSKFNEQQKQILNKIKNLANFDCEFSLSDSVNVKFKNLDQAKKDEIYNLALSLKPWRKGPFLLDDIYIDSEWQSFVKFNILAPHLNLAGKCVADVGCNNGYYMFKMLGYGPKSITGFDPSVHTYLQFAFLNKFIRSNINYELLGVESLPEFGAKFDTIFCLGVIYHRSDPIKMLKELKTALNPGGELFLDTMYIDMDGDFALSPTDRYSKIPNIYFVPTLNALQNWCERAKFKDFTLLDTKATDLNEQRKTQWIDGESLGNFLDPDDSTKTIEGYPAPKRAYVRVKI from the coding sequence GTGGATCTTAGCAAATTTAACGAGCAGCAAAAGCAAATTTTAAATAAAATAAAAAATTTAGCAAATTTTGACTGCGAATTTAGCCTCTCTGATAGCGTAAATGTCAAATTTAAAAATTTAGATCAAGCTAAAAAAGATGAAATTTACAACCTCGCCCTTAGCCTAAAGCCTTGGCGAAAAGGGCCATTTTTACTTGATGATATATATATAGATAGCGAGTGGCAAAGCTTTGTTAAATTTAATATCTTAGCTCCTCATCTAAATTTAGCTGGCAAGTGTGTGGCTGATGTTGGTTGCAATAATGGATATTATATGTTTAAGATGCTTGGGTACGGCCCAAAAAGCATAACTGGCTTTGATCCTAGCGTGCATACATATTTGCAGTTTGCTTTTTTAAATAAATTTATCCGCTCAAATATCAACTATGAGCTGCTTGGCGTCGAGAGCTTGCCAGAGTTTGGAGCTAAATTTGACACCATTTTTTGCCTTGGCGTGATATACCATAGAAGCGATCCTATTAAAATGCTAAAAGAGCTAAAAACCGCGCTAAATCCTGGCGGCGAGCTATTTTTAGATACGATGTATATAGATATGGATGGCGACTTTGCACTTAGTCCAACAGATAGATACTCAAAAATTCCAAATATCTACTTTGTGCCAACGCTTAACGCGCTTCAAAACTGGTGTGAGAGGGCTAAATTTAAGGATTTCACCCTACTTGATACAAAGGCGACTGATCTAAATGAGCAGCGAAAAACGCAGTGGATAGACGGAGAGAGTCTTGGAAATTTCTTAGACCCAGATGACAGCACAAAGACCATCGAGGGCTATCCAGCACCAAAAAGAGCCTATGTAAGAGTTAAAATTTAA